In the Arthrobacter sp. 31Y genome, one interval contains:
- a CDS encoding LacI family DNA-binding transcriptional regulator, producing the protein MNIQEDAADSVSPASTSPSSDSPSVRSARAARGPSIGDVARAAGVSAQTVSRVSNGLTNVEEKTKQRVLDAMKQLGYRPNRAARALKSGQFKSIGVIMFNLSTYGNRRTLDAIATAASQAGYSVNLIPLHDPTTGTVTGAYNRLKEQDVDGVVIIFEAHLFDRADITLPEDLPAVVIDSSPGYGYPMVDTDQAEGARFATEHLLDLGHQQVWHIGGPVSSFSARHREESWRRTLDEAGIEAPTVLHGDWTTESGYQVGMELGRDREVTAIFAANDQMALGAMRALHELGRLIPEDVSVVGFDDLEESTSFWPPLTTIRQDFLAVGRLSIEKLLQQIAGNTPASVVTTVPTRLMVRKSTAAPAG; encoded by the coding sequence GTGAACATACAAGAGGATGCCGCGGACAGTGTTAGCCCGGCCAGCACGTCGCCCAGCAGCGATTCACCCTCGGTCAGGAGTGCCCGAGCTGCCCGCGGCCCCTCAATCGGCGATGTTGCACGAGCAGCCGGGGTTTCCGCCCAGACCGTCTCCCGCGTATCCAACGGCCTGACGAATGTTGAAGAAAAGACCAAGCAGCGGGTGCTGGACGCCATGAAACAACTGGGCTATCGGCCTAACAGGGCCGCCCGCGCACTCAAGAGCGGTCAGTTCAAATCCATTGGCGTCATCATGTTCAATCTCTCGACCTACGGCAACAGACGCACCCTGGATGCAATCGCCACGGCTGCGTCACAGGCCGGCTACTCGGTGAACCTCATCCCCCTCCACGATCCCACTACAGGTACCGTGACAGGTGCCTACAACCGGCTGAAGGAACAGGATGTGGACGGAGTGGTCATCATCTTCGAAGCGCACCTGTTTGATCGTGCGGACATTACGTTGCCCGAGGACCTCCCCGCTGTGGTCATCGATTCAAGCCCCGGTTACGGCTATCCCATGGTGGATACAGACCAGGCCGAGGGTGCGCGCTTTGCTACCGAGCACCTCCTCGATCTAGGCCACCAGCAGGTTTGGCACATAGGGGGCCCGGTGTCTTCCTTTTCAGCCAGGCACCGGGAAGAGTCCTGGAGACGGACGCTGGACGAGGCAGGCATCGAAGCGCCCACTGTCCTTCATGGAGATTGGACCACCGAATCCGGATATCAGGTGGGGATGGAGCTCGGCCGCGATCGGGAAGTCACCGCAATCTTCGCCGCGAACGATCAGATGGCGCTCGGGGCAATGCGAGCCCTTCATGAACTTGGGCGCCTCATCCCGGAGGATGTCAGCGTTGTGGGATTTGATGACCTCGAGGAGTCCACGTCCTTCTGGCCGCCCCTGACCACCATCCGTCAAGATTTCCTCGCAGTTGGCCGGCTGAGCATTGAAAAGTTGCTTCAGCAGATCGCCGGAAACACCCCGGCCAGCGTTGTCACAACGGTGCCGACCCGCCTCATGGTGCGCAAAAGCACGGCCGCGCCGGCCGGGTAA
- a CDS encoding LacI family DNA-binding transcriptional regulator: protein MDQENTTTKAPAVPPKESTKPAPKKRATRGPSIGDVAKAAGVSAQTVSRVSNGLTNVEESTKNRVLDAMKQLGYRPNRAARALKSGQFKSIGVIMFTLSSFGNMRTLDAIATAASRAGYSVTLIPVQDPTTGTVSGAYERLREQQVDGVVVIFEAHLLDDADITLPEDLPAVVIDSNAGFGYPMVDTDQAQGARFATQHLLDLGHRQVWHIGGPTTSFSATHREESWKRTLEEAGIVAPPVLHGDWSTESGYQIGLELARNLDVTAIFAANDQMALGAMRALHEQGRSIPDDVSIVGFDDLDESTSFWPPLTTIHQDFYAVGRLSIENLLQQIAGTGSVDDFTTVPTNMVVRKSTAAPPASARPPVRKKRVTADKG, encoded by the coding sequence ATGGATCAGGAGAACACCACCACCAAGGCTCCGGCGGTCCCGCCCAAGGAGTCCACGAAGCCCGCGCCCAAGAAGCGCGCCACTCGAGGCCCGTCCATTGGGGACGTTGCCAAGGCCGCGGGTGTTTCGGCACAAACCGTTTCGCGGGTTTCCAACGGACTCACCAATGTCGAAGAATCCACTAAGAACCGCGTGCTCGACGCCATGAAGCAACTCGGCTACAGGCCCAACAGGGCAGCGCGTGCACTGAAGAGCGGCCAGTTCAAATCCATCGGCGTCATCATGTTCACGCTCTCCAGCTTCGGCAACATGCGCACTTTGGATGCCATTGCCACGGCTGCCTCGCGGGCTGGTTATTCCGTGACGCTCATTCCCGTGCAGGACCCCACCACCGGAACCGTGTCCGGGGCTTACGAAAGACTGCGGGAGCAGCAGGTCGACGGTGTGGTTGTCATCTTCGAGGCCCACCTTTTGGATGACGCTGACATAACGCTTCCTGAGGACCTCCCGGCCGTGGTGATCGATTCCAACGCCGGTTTCGGCTATCCCATGGTGGATACGGACCAGGCCCAGGGTGCAAGGTTCGCCACGCAGCACCTCCTGGACCTTGGCCACCGGCAGGTGTGGCATATTGGTGGACCCACAACTTCCTTCTCGGCCACCCACCGGGAAGAGTCCTGGAAGCGGACGTTGGAGGAGGCCGGGATTGTTGCCCCGCCCGTCCTCCACGGCGACTGGTCCACCGAATCCGGCTACCAAATTGGCCTGGAACTCGCACGCAACCTGGATGTCACGGCCATCTTTGCCGCCAATGACCAAATGGCCCTGGGGGCCATGCGGGCTCTGCACGAACAAGGACGGAGCATTCCGGACGATGTCAGCATTGTGGGATTCGACGACCTGGACGAGTCCACATCCTTCTGGCCGCCACTGACAACCATCCACCAGGATTTCTACGCCGTGGGCCGCCTGAGCATCGAAAACCTGCTTCAGCAGATTGCCGGCACCGGTTCGGTGGACGATTTCACCACCGTGCCTACCAACATGGTGGTGCGCAAGAGCACTGCCGCTCCCCCTGCCAGCGCACGGCCACCTGTCCGGAAAAAGCGCGTAACTGCGGATAAGGGTTAA
- a CDS encoding carbohydrate ABC transporter permease — MTTTSPVADALPSVRSRKTAGRWMGWAFVGPFMAVFLLVFVAPVLYAFYLSLFQNQMVGGDKFVGGANYFQALGDPQFWDSVIRVALFLVVQVPIMLFLALFAALALDSGRLRASSFFRISVFLPYAVPAVVATLMWGFIYGPRFGLFGSINDFFGLNLAEPLSSSWILASIGNINTWEFTGYNMLIFYSALKVIPAELYEAANLDGAGTFRVIRSIKLPSIRGAIGIASIFSVIGSFQLFNEPNILKALAPNSISSYFTPNMYAFNLSFAGQQFNYAAAISIIMGVLTVVVAYVVQISGSRKDA; from the coding sequence ATGACAACGACGTCGCCCGTGGCCGACGCTCTACCCTCGGTCCGATCCCGGAAAACTGCAGGACGATGGATGGGGTGGGCATTCGTTGGCCCGTTCATGGCCGTGTTTCTGCTGGTATTCGTGGCGCCCGTCCTCTACGCGTTCTACTTGAGCCTCTTCCAGAACCAAATGGTGGGCGGTGACAAGTTCGTCGGGGGAGCCAACTATTTTCAGGCGCTTGGCGATCCCCAGTTCTGGGACTCCGTGATCAGGGTGGCACTCTTCCTGGTGGTCCAGGTCCCCATCATGTTGTTCCTCGCCTTGTTCGCCGCCTTGGCCCTGGACAGCGGCCGTCTCCGCGCGTCGTCGTTCTTCCGTATTTCGGTGTTCCTCCCGTACGCGGTTCCTGCAGTGGTAGCGACGTTGATGTGGGGATTCATTTACGGTCCCCGGTTTGGCCTGTTCGGCAGCATCAACGACTTCTTCGGTTTGAACCTTGCTGAGCCCCTGTCTTCGAGCTGGATCCTCGCATCAATCGGCAACATCAACACGTGGGAGTTCACCGGCTACAACATGCTGATCTTCTATTCGGCGCTGAAGGTGATCCCTGCGGAACTCTATGAGGCAGCGAACCTTGACGGAGCAGGCACTTTCCGGGTGATCCGGAGCATCAAGCTTCCCTCCATCCGCGGAGCAATCGGCATAGCGAGTATCTTCTCGGTCATTGGCAGCTTCCAGTTGTTCAACGAGCCCAACATCCTCAAGGCGTTGGCACCAAACTCCATCAGCTCCTACTTCACGCCGAACATGTACGCCTTCAACCTCTCGTTCGCAGGCCAGCAGTTCAATTACGCCGCGGCGATCTCCATCATCATGGGCGTCCTCACCGTGGTGGTCGCCTATGTCGTCCAGATTTCCGGCTCGCGAAAGGATGCCTAG
- a CDS encoding carbohydrate ABC transporter permease: protein MSTTAEKPASPNSGPPTGGAQPGPAHAPSATTGRKRKKSGRVRRLSRRDKIVLGVMVGLPTLIQLLFVWLPTLASIALSFTRWNGLDLADIKSAGTENYEFISQNYPPFWPAMQHNVLWLAFLALIATPLGLLLAVLLDQKIRGSKIYQSIFFTPVMLSLALIGIIWQLFYNRDSGLLNFLLGTAGTPQAVDWFGDSNVNIWAAMIAATWRHAGYVMILYLAGLKGVDPALREAASIDGANAVQTFFRVVFPAMRPVNIVIVVITIIESLRAFDIVYVINRGTNGLELLSALVIQNLIGEGQVIGVGSALAVVLLVISLVPIVFYLIRTFGKEKEA from the coding sequence ATGAGTACCACAGCCGAAAAACCGGCCTCCCCGAACAGCGGGCCCCCCACAGGCGGCGCCCAACCCGGGCCAGCACACGCCCCGTCGGCAACTACCGGACGAAAGCGCAAGAAGTCCGGGCGGGTTCGTCGCCTAAGCCGCCGGGACAAAATCGTCCTCGGCGTGATGGTGGGCCTCCCAACGCTCATCCAACTGCTGTTTGTCTGGTTGCCCACCCTCGCCTCCATTGCACTCAGCTTCACCCGATGGAATGGGCTGGACCTGGCAGACATCAAGTCTGCCGGGACCGAGAATTACGAGTTCATCAGTCAGAACTACCCACCGTTCTGGCCGGCCATGCAGCACAACGTGCTGTGGCTGGCTTTCCTGGCCCTGATTGCAACGCCGCTGGGCCTTCTGCTCGCTGTGCTCCTGGACCAGAAGATCCGGGGAAGCAAGATCTACCAAAGCATCTTCTTCACGCCCGTCATGCTCTCCCTGGCATTGATCGGTATTATCTGGCAGCTCTTCTACAACCGCGACAGCGGTCTGCTGAACTTCCTGCTCGGTACAGCCGGCACGCCCCAGGCCGTGGACTGGTTTGGCGACTCGAACGTCAACATCTGGGCCGCCATGATCGCAGCTACGTGGCGCCACGCAGGCTACGTCATGATCCTTTACTTGGCTGGCCTGAAGGGTGTGGACCCCGCCCTCAGGGAAGCAGCGTCGATTGACGGCGCCAACGCGGTTCAGACCTTCTTCCGCGTAGTCTTCCCCGCCATGCGCCCGGTCAACATCGTTATTGTGGTCATCACCATCATTGAGTCCCTCCGCGCCTTTGACATCGTTTACGTCATCAACCGTGGCACCAACGGGCTTGAACTGCTCAGCGCATTGGTCATCCAAAACCTGATCGGTGAAGGCCAGGTGATCGGCGTCGGTTCGGCCTTGGCCGTAGTGCTGCTGGTGATTTCCTTGGTACCGATTGTCTTCTACCTCATCCGCACCTTCGGCAAGGAGAAAGAGGCATGA
- a CDS encoding carbohydrate ABC transporter permease, protein MGVMAVYALLPLFWLVVNSTKTQTSLFSSFGLWFSGDFALWDNIVGTLTYNDGEFLRWLANTVLYVVVGAGGATFLATLAGYGLAKFDFPGKRGVFAVVLGAVAIPGTALAVPTFLMFSQMGLTNTPWSVIIPSLISPFGLYLVWIYALESVPTEVLEAARMDGAGEFRTFFTISLRMLAPGFITVLLFTVVATWNNYFLPLIMLSQSTWYPLTVGLNSWNAQATTAGGEAIYNLVITGSLLTIVPIVGAFLFLQRFWQSGLSAGSVK, encoded by the coding sequence ATGGGGGTCATGGCTGTGTACGCACTGCTTCCCTTGTTCTGGCTCGTGGTCAATTCCACCAAGACCCAGACGTCCCTTTTCAGCTCGTTCGGCCTGTGGTTCTCCGGGGACTTCGCCCTGTGGGACAACATCGTGGGCACCCTGACCTATAACGACGGCGAATTCCTGCGCTGGCTCGCCAACACCGTGCTCTACGTGGTGGTGGGTGCAGGCGGAGCGACATTCCTTGCCACCCTGGCAGGCTACGGACTGGCCAAGTTTGATTTTCCGGGCAAGCGCGGCGTCTTCGCAGTGGTTCTGGGCGCGGTGGCTATTCCGGGCACTGCCCTTGCCGTCCCAACGTTCCTCATGTTCAGCCAGATGGGACTCACCAACACCCCATGGTCGGTGATCATCCCGTCCCTGATCAGCCCGTTCGGGCTCTACCTGGTGTGGATCTACGCCCTCGAGTCCGTACCGACGGAAGTGCTGGAGGCAGCCCGCATGGACGGAGCAGGGGAGTTCCGAACCTTCTTCACCATCTCGCTGAGAATGCTGGCACCGGGCTTCATCACCGTCCTCCTGTTCACCGTGGTGGCCACGTGGAACAACTACTTCCTCCCCTTGATCATGTTGAGCCAATCAACCTGGTACCCGCTCACCGTGGGGCTCAACAGCTGGAACGCCCAAGCGACCACGGCCGGAGGCGAGGCCATCTACAACCTCGTCATCACCGGATCACTGCTCACCATCGTGCCCATCGTGGGGGCGTTCCTCTTCCTCCAGCGCTTCTGGCAGTCGGGACTATCTGCCGGAAGCGTCAAGTAA
- a CDS encoding carbohydrate ABC transporter permease: protein MSTIARTLPVQTGRTGKTGKRHYGTHIFLIVMAAIWLVPLLWSLYTALRPKEDTDKYGYFSFGGSFGFENFVQAWNQGGFSKYFLNSVLITVPTVLLTLLFASMMAFAVSRVSWKFNITLLIMFTAGNLLPPQVLAAPLFEMFKHVSLPYSISDSGNLLNTYIAVIIVDTAFQIGFCTFVLSNYMKALPQDLTEAALVDGAGIWRQYWNIIMPLCRPALAALGTLQVIFIYNDFFWPLLFIQSGDRLPITTAINNLQGQFLSNYNLIAAGAMITLIPTMIIYLVLQRQFVAGLTLGASKG, encoded by the coding sequence ATGAGCACCATCGCCCGCACCCTTCCTGTCCAGACCGGCAGGACCGGCAAAACCGGCAAACGCCACTATGGCACGCACATCTTCCTCATCGTCATGGCTGCCATCTGGCTTGTGCCGCTGCTCTGGTCGCTTTATACGGCGCTCCGACCCAAAGAGGACACCGACAAATACGGCTACTTCAGCTTCGGTGGCAGCTTCGGCTTCGAGAACTTCGTCCAGGCCTGGAACCAAGGAGGATTCTCGAAGTACTTCCTGAACTCAGTCCTGATCACCGTACCCACCGTCCTGCTGACGCTTCTCTTCGCGTCCATGATGGCCTTCGCAGTATCGCGGGTGAGCTGGAAGTTCAATATCACGCTGTTGATCATGTTCACGGCCGGTAACCTCCTGCCCCCGCAGGTCCTCGCAGCACCGCTGTTTGAGATGTTCAAGCATGTTTCCTTGCCGTACTCCATCAGCGATTCCGGCAACCTGCTCAATACCTACATAGCCGTCATCATTGTGGACACTGCTTTCCAGATTGGCTTCTGCACCTTTGTGCTCTCCAATTACATGAAAGCCCTGCCGCAAGACCTGACGGAAGCTGCGTTGGTGGATGGCGCTGGAATCTGGCGGCAGTACTGGAACATCATCATGCCACTCTGCCGTCCGGCACTCGCAGCTTTGGGCACGCTGCAAGTCATCTTCATCTACAACGACTTCTTCTGGCCATTGCTGTTTATCCAGAGCGGCGACAGGCTCCCGATCACTACCGCCATCAACAACCTTCAGGGCCAGTTCCTGAGCAATTACAACCTGATCGCGGCCGGTGCCATGATCACTTTGATTCCCACCATGATCATTTACCTGGTCCTGCAACGACAGTTCGTGGCCGGGCTTACCCTGGGCGCAAGCAAGGGGTAG
- a CDS encoding ABC transporter substrate-binding protein, with the protein MATHLGPFQAAEGAGPGRRTFLKTLGIGAVAASGIPLLSACTGGSGSAPGAASKSLTFGSGSSDEVPRNAYKAVTDAFTKKSGFDVVTNVVPHNDFQNKINSYLQGSPDDSFTWFAGYRMQYYAEKGLLAPVDDVWEKIGGNFSDAIKKASTGPDGKMYLVPNYNYPWGFFYRKSLWAEKGYAVPATFDELTTLAAKMKADGIIPIGFADKDGWPAMGTFDYINMRLNGYQFHVDLTAHKESWDQKKVSDVFDTWKALLPFQDPAALGQTWQDAAKALEAKKTGMYLLGSFVTQQFTDPAVLADIDFFPFPEIAMEGTDAVEAPIDGLLLSKKGGENQAARDYLAFMGTPEGQDAYAAVDTSNIATVKGADASKYSALNKKCADTIANAKYISQFLDRDALPAMANNVMIPALQSFIKDGSVDVKNLEAQAKSLYAAQ; encoded by the coding sequence ATGGCTACACATCTTGGCCCCTTCCAGGCGGCGGAAGGCGCTGGTCCAGGACGGCGAACCTTCCTCAAGACGCTGGGCATCGGCGCAGTTGCTGCATCGGGCATTCCGCTGCTGTCGGCCTGCACCGGCGGCTCGGGTTCGGCTCCCGGCGCGGCTTCGAAGAGCCTCACCTTTGGCTCCGGTTCATCCGACGAGGTTCCCCGCAATGCCTACAAAGCGGTAACGGACGCCTTCACAAAGAAGTCGGGCTTCGACGTGGTGACCAACGTGGTTCCCCACAACGACTTCCAGAACAAGATCAACTCCTACTTGCAGGGCAGCCCGGATGACTCCTTCACCTGGTTCGCCGGTTACCGCATGCAGTACTACGCAGAGAAGGGCTTGCTGGCTCCCGTCGACGACGTCTGGGAGAAGATCGGCGGAAACTTCTCCGATGCCATCAAGAAGGCTTCCACAGGCCCCGACGGAAAAATGTACCTGGTTCCCAACTACAACTACCCGTGGGGCTTCTTCTACCGGAAGAGCCTCTGGGCCGAAAAAGGCTATGCAGTGCCGGCCACTTTCGACGAGCTGACAACCCTGGCTGCCAAGATGAAGGCCGATGGCATCATTCCGATCGGCTTTGCCGACAAGGATGGCTGGCCCGCCATGGGCACCTTCGACTACATCAACATGCGCCTCAACGGGTACCAGTTCCACGTCGACCTCACCGCGCACAAGGAGAGTTGGGACCAGAAGAAGGTCAGCGACGTCTTCGATACGTGGAAGGCGCTCCTGCCGTTCCAGGACCCTGCAGCCCTGGGGCAGACCTGGCAGGATGCGGCCAAGGCCCTCGAAGCCAAGAAGACCGGCATGTATCTACTGGGTTCCTTCGTGACCCAGCAATTCACAGATCCCGCAGTGCTGGCCGACATCGACTTCTTTCCGTTCCCCGAGATCGCCATGGAAGGCACTGACGCCGTTGAGGCTCCTATCGATGGCCTGCTGCTGTCGAAGAAGGGTGGCGAGAATCAGGCAGCCCGCGACTACCTTGCCTTCATGGGAACTCCTGAGGGCCAGGACGCTTACGCGGCCGTGGATACCTCCAACATCGCAACGGTGAAGGGCGCCGATGCGTCCAAGTACTCTGCTCTGAACAAGAAGTGTGCGGACACCATTGCCAATGCGAAGTACATCAGCCAGTTCCTGGACCGCGATGCCTTGCCAGCCATGGCCAACAACGTCATGATTCCGGCTCTTCAGTCCTTCATCAAGGACGGAAGCGTCGATGTGAAAAACCTGGAAGCGCAGGCAAAGTCACTCTACGCGGCCCAATAG